Within Flagellimonas maritima, the genomic segment AAAAAGTTGCTCGCTTCTCATTTGCTACTAATGAAGGCTACAAGGATAAAAAGGGAGAAAAGCATACCGACACCAATTGGCACACAATCGTTGCTTGGGGAAAAAATGCAGATTTTGTGGAAAATTATCTTAAAGAAGGTCATTTCGTAGCTTTAACTGGTAAACTTAAATCTGGTTCGTACGATACAGATAACGGGGAAAAAAAGTATTATACCGAAGTGGTTGCAAATCATTTTTCTTTTTTATCTAAGAACCCTAAGGACACCCCTTCCACCGAAGAAGAATAGCACTTTTTTCTAATAAATCAGGAAGGTAGTCATCTTCCTGATTTGTCTTGTTATAATATATCCATATAATATGATGGGTATATCTTTAATAATAAAAACATGATTATGTTACCCAAAAACCGTCCTTTTAAATCCTCTACGAATTCAGCAGCTTTATTGTTCTCATTTACCTTTTATAACTAGATGCATTAGTTTTCTTACCATAATTAAAAATGATTCCATAGACAAAGCCAGGAACATTCTGAATTCTATTATAGTTGGGGGTTCTTTTATCTCCAAAGTATCTATTACCCTTATCATTCATAGCAATAATCATATTATTTATTCTTGAAACAATCGTTTTGTAATCGAAATCACAAACGATTTTAAATTTTTGCTTGCTTGAAAGCTCATAGCGCTTTAAAAATTCTATTGACTTTTGTTGTTCTGCTGTCAAGACCATTAAATCCTGGTCAAATTCCACCTGAATAAAAATACTTCTTATGGGTCGCCCTTTGGTAGTAAAATAGTTATTACCGCTTTTCAAGACCTTAATTCCAGTTTCTTTATTCTCCGAAATTTCTTTTAACCATTTATTTAACTTCGACCTTAAATTCTTCCAGCCATTAATACCTTTATAGGATGTTTGGACAAATTCCTGGTCCATTATCTGGAAAATCTGTTGCTGCAACGATTCCTCAGATTTATCTCGTAAATAGCCATAGCCTAAA encodes:
- a CDS encoding single-stranded DNA-binding protein — its product is MSSLKNRVQLIGNVGQAPTITNLDDGKKVARFSFATNEGYKDKKGEKHTDTNWHTIVAWGKNADFVENYLKEGHFVALTGKLKSGSYDTDNGEKKYYTEVVANHFSFLSKNPKDTPSTEEE